The Nitrospira sp. SG-bin1 sequence AGGAAAGATATCAGCTTTGATCTGGCGCCGGTGCTGGCCAAGAAAGGAATCGAATTCGTCCATGCCACGGCCGATCGCATCGAGCCGGAACAGAACCGGGTCATCACGGCGAAGGGTGAGGTGCCGTACGACTATCTCATCATCGCCACGGGGCCCAAGCTCAACTTTGCCGCTGTGCCCGGCTTGGGCCCGAGCGGCCATACGCAATCGGTCTGCAATGTGGATCATGCAGAACAGGCGTGGGGCGCTTACCAGAGTTTCCTGAAGGACCCAGGTCCAATCGTCATCGGTGCGGCGCAAGGCGCTTCGTGCTTCGGCCCGGCTTACGAGATGGCGTTTATTCTAGACGCAGATTTGCGGAAGAAAAAAATCAGGAAGAAAGTTCCGATCTATTTCATCACCCCCGAGCCGTACATCGGCCACATGGGGCTTGCCGGTGTGGGGAAATCGCGGCGGCTGATGGAGGATGAGTTTGCCGAACATACGATCAAGCCGATCCACAATATGGCGATCAAAGAAGTCCGGCCCGGCAAGATGCTCTTGGAAGACGGCCAGGAAGTCCCGTTCCGGTATTCGATGATGATTCCGCCGTTTACCGGAGTCGAGGCCGTGGCGGGGACACCGGGCCTGTGCAATCCCAAAGG is a genomic window containing:
- a CDS encoding pyridine nucleotide-disulfide oxidoreductase, translating into MARVAIIGASIGGLPAAYEARALLDKKHQVTVISNVGSFHFVPSNPWVAVGWRTRKDISFDLAPVLAKKGIEFVHATADRIEPEQNRVITAKGEVPYDYLIIATGPKLNFAAVPGLGPSGHTQSVCNVDHAEQAWGAYQSFLKDPGPIVIGAAQGASCFGPAYEMAFILDADLRKKKIRKKVPIYFITPEPYIGHMGLAGVGKSRRLMEDEFAEHTIKPIHNMAIKEVRPGKMLLEDGQEVPFRYSMMIPPFTGVEAVAGTPGLCNPKGFVNIDAYQANPKYKNIYAVGVCVAIPPVEQTPVPTGTPKTGYMIESMVSAAVHNIKADIENNTKKETATWNAICLADMGDTGMAFVALPQMAPRNVTWAKKGKWVHLAKIALEKYFLMKMKRGVSEPFFEKAILDAMGIGKREQSA